The Bemisia tabaci chromosome 5, PGI_BMITA_v3 genome includes a window with the following:
- the Chrac-14 gene encoding DNA polymerase epsilon subunit 3, with amino-acid sequence MAETLEDLNLPQAVVARIIKDALPDGVNVSKEARLAIARAASVFVLYLTSCANDVATQHSRKTINGPDVIQAISDVELNMFIEPLKQSLEGFKKVKEAKKGAAKKRSSKENSNPNNDDEEVVEDEQNTSGQEVPAEVDEDAE; translated from the exons ATGGCAGAAACACTAGAAGACCTAAATTTACCTCAAGCTGTTGTTGCTCGGATAATTAAGGATGCTCTACCAGACGGTGTAAATGTGTCTAAAGAAGCCAGATTAGCTATTGCCCGAGCTGCATCTGTGTTCGTGCTTTATCTCACATCTTGTGCAAACGATGTAGCTACTCAGCACAGCCGTAAAACAATCAACGGACCTGATGTTATTCAAGCGATATCTGATGTTGAGCTGAACATGTTTATTGAACCTTTGAAACAATCTCTTGAAG GTTTCAAGAAAGttaaagaagcaaaaaaaggagCAGCCAAGAAAAGGAGTAGCAAAGAAAACTCGAATCCTAACAATGATGATGAGGAAGTTGTAGAAGATGAACAAAACACATCAGGTCAAGAAGTGCCTGCTGAAGTCGATGAAGATGCAGAGTGA
- the LOC109031106 gene encoding thioredoxin, mitochondrial, translated as MSLRVFSRLNSLLKVQETLLIGGRRLESSNSFKIQDVKDFEERVKSSKKPVIVDFFATWCNPCRTLTPRLESVIEERKGEVLLAKVDIDENTDLAMDYEVGAVPVLLVMREGKVLERLVGLQDTDKLRKFIDQAIEAPVPK; from the exons ATGAGTCTCAGAGTTTTCTCAAGGTTGAATTCTTTATTGAAAGTGCAAGAAACTTTACTGATTGGAGGTCGCAGACTAGAGAGTagcaattcttttaaaattcaagacgTTAAGGACTTTGAGGAAAGAGTGAAAAGTAGCAAAAAACCTGTGATTGTAGATTTTTTTGCAAC ATGGTGTAATCCCTGCCGGACTTTGACTCCTCGCCTAGAAAGTGTAATTGAGGAGAGGAAGGGAGAGGTACTACTGGCTAAAGTTGACATCGACGAAAACACGGACCTGGCAATGGATTATGAG GTTGGAGCAGTTCCGGTTTTGCTTGTAATGCGAGAAGGAAAAGTTCTCGAAAGATTAGTTGGACTCCAAGACACTGACAAACTGAGGAAATTTATCGACCAAGCAATAGAAGCTCCAGTACCCAAATAG
- the Tpi gene encoding triosephosphate isomerase — protein MSRKFFVGGNWKMNGDKAQIEQIVQFLKTGPLDPAVEVVVGVPAVYLEHVKNILPSNVKVSAQNSYKVPKGAFTGEISPAQIKDVGADWVILGHSERRNVFGENDVLIAEKTIHALETGLSVIACIGEKLEEREAGQTEAVVYQQTKALADKITDWSNVVLAYEPVWAIGTGKTATPQQAQEVHKQLREWLKANVSEKVAQTLRIIYGGSVTAANCKELAKEPDIDGFLVGGASLKPEFVEIVNARQ, from the exons ATGAGTCGAAAATTCTTCGTCGGTGGCAACTGGAAAATGAATGGTGACAAAGCCCAAATTGAGCAGATCGTGCAGTTCTTAAAAACAGGACCTCTGGATCCTGCTGTTG AGGTTGTCGTTGGAGTTCCAGCTGTGTATTTGGAGCatgtcaaaaacattttgccCAGTAACGTGAAAGTCTCAGCCCAGAATTCCTACAAAGTTCCCAAAGGAGCTTTCACTG GTGAAATCAGTCCTGCACAAATCAAGGATGTTGGTGCTGACTGGGTTATCTTGGGTCACTCTGAGAGGCGAAAcgtttttggagaaaatgatGTG CTAATCGCTGAGAAAACAATCCATGCATTAGAAACAGGACTGTCAGTTATTGCTTGCATCGgagaaaaactggaggaaagaGAGGCTGGTCAGACGGAGGCAGTTGTTTATCAACAGACAAAAGCCCTagctgataaaattactgactgGTCGAATGTAGTCCTTGCTTATGAACCCGTTTGGGCGATTGGAACTGGAAAGACGGCAACTCCTCAACAG gcTCAAGAGGTTCACAAACAACTCCGAGAATGGCTCAAAGCTAATGTATCAGAAAAAGTGGCTCAAACATTGAGAATAATCTATGGAGGGTCAGTAACTGCTGCCAATTGTAAAGAACTTGCTAAGGAACCCGACATAGATGGATTTTTGGTCGGAGGAGCATCTTTGAAACCtgaatttgttgaaattgtaAATGCTCGCCAATaa